From one Triticum aestivum cultivar Chinese Spring chromosome 4B, IWGSC CS RefSeq v2.1, whole genome shotgun sequence genomic stretch:
- the LOC123091287 gene encoding dirigent protein 21 yields the protein MAGSKALLLLLCAAAVLLTPASAAEDGLTKFKLYWHDVLAGTSPTAIRIAQAASSNSSSTFFGAVVAIDDPLTTGPAVTGSAKSKDEIGRAQGTYTFADQATFGLLMNMNFVFTAGDYKGSGLTIYGRNEVLSAVREMSIIGGTGKFRMARGYVEARTMDSGAKSGETVVEYTVYVKAAAAS from the coding sequence ATGGCCGGCAGCAAGGCACTGCTCCTCCTCCTGTGCGCGGCGGCGGTGCTGCTGACCCCGGCCTCCGCGGCGGAGGACGGCCTGACCAAGTTCAAGCTGTATTGGCACGACGTGCTGGCGGGGACGAGCCCGACCGCGATCCGGATTGCGCAGGCGGCGTCCAGCAACAGCTCCTCCACCTTCTTCGGCGCGGTGGTGGCCATCGACGACCCGCTCACCACCGGCCCCGCCGTCACGGGCTCCGCCAAATCCAAGGACGAGATCGGCCGCGCGCAGGGGACCTACACGTTCGCCGACCAGGCCACGTTCGGCCTCCTCATGAACATGAACTTCGTGTTCACCGCCGGGGACTACAAGGGCAGCGGCCTCACCATCTACGGCCGCAACGAGGTGCTGTCGGCGGTGAGGGAGATGAGCATCATCGGCGGCACGGGCAAGTTCCGCATGGCGCGCGGCTACGTCGAGGCGCGCACCATGGACTCCGGCGCCAAGTCCGGCGAGACCGTCGTCGAGTACACCGTCTAcgtcaaggcggcggcggcgtcgtag